Genomic segment of Kovacikia minuta CCNUW1:
GCGAACGCTCATATTTGCGGGAGCTTGCACATCGCATTGAACTAAACACAGACCAAGCCCACCACGAGAGGCGATTTGAACTATTAGATTAATCTGTCCATACGGACTTTTCGCAAAGATGGGTGTAGTGTAACTTGGTATGAACCCACTTTCATTTTGGGTAAGCGTTCAGGGGGTAATAGCAACAGTAGGTAGTAGGGAGGGAGCAGATCGACCCTGCCGAGCAGCACGACAGGCCTCAACCAGATAATCTAACACTGGACGATTTTGAGATCGTAGTGTCGTGACCACCGTGAGCATTCTTGAGACAAATAAACTGCCCACTTGACTTTGAGAACCAAAGCTATTTTTGCGCCATAAAACGGCTGGACGCAGTGCCCGTTCTGCTGCATTATTGGTTGGTTCAATCCCTGCTGTTGTCACAAACGTCCATAACGCTGTCTCTACTTTCAACAGTTGCTGGCAGGTTCGAACTGTTTTTGCTAACGGTGTTTTTTCTTTTGTTCCAATGACATAAGCAGATCCCTCACTCAGCAACTCGTGAATGCGTTGCTGAATAGGTGCGACTTCTAAAATAAATTGCGAACGCTCTAAAGTGCCATCTCGAACCCGATACCACAACTCAAACAACAACTTCTGTTGAGCTAACAGTGCTCGACCTAATTCACCAGAAACTCCAGACCGTTCGGCAATCCGAGTAAAATCTCGTTTGAGATGGGCCCAACACAGTTGTCGGCCTTTGAGTTCAAGCCAAGTATAGGCACTGAAGCGGTCACTGCTGACAATGCCATTAAAGGCCTGGCCCAATAAGTCTTGGCACACGGCTTGAGAGCGTCCTAGACAGACTGCAAAATAGCTGACTAATGGGGTGACGATTACCCACAACCAACCTTTGCATCGAGTCGGATTGTTGCCATCGCTATTGCCTTGAGCAAAGCTGGTTTCATCCATATTCACCTGAGCTTGGGCTTGGACATAGCGCTGGGCTTGAACCACAGCCTCTGCAACCGAATCAGAACTCTCCTGCCGCAGTTGGTTGATACTGCCGACTGAAATCTCCACCCCAAACAATTCCCACAGCAATTCTTGGACCATTCGGTGTGACTGGCGGTACTGTCCGCTCAACACGCCAACGTGAGCCACCACTCGCTCTCCATAACCACTCCCGTTGCAAATCTCCTCGTCCCAAGCCCGCGTCACTCCCCCACATCGCCCACACGCCAAGGCATGAAACCGATGCTCACACACTTGAGGCACAATCGGAGGGATTTCTACAACCTGAATCCGATGCGGGTCGTGGTCTACTCCGTTCAATCTCCCACCACAGTGCACGCACGCTTCAGGATAATAGTCTTCAACGTTCTGGCATTGCTCAGTTGGATACAACGAGCGCCCATGCCCTTCGTGTCCAGGTTGTCCACCTCGCTGCTTGCCACTTTTCGGCTTCTCCTTCACTTTGAACCCTTTGCTCATATCCTGTGACGGAGGTTGAGACGAATTCTGGCTGTTTTGCTTGACCTGTTCCTTGAGTAATTCGTTCTCTACTTTGAATTCCTCGTATTGTTGCTCTAGCTGTTCGATGCGCCCAACCAAACTGTTCACCAATCGTTTGACACTCTCTGGGGTCTTTTCCCAATCCGTTTGGCTAATCTCGTTCACTGAGTTGGGCAAGTTCTCGTTCATCCTGTTAGCCTATCAGCACCTTTCATTTTTCTCAATTCCCTGATCCAACCGTCTGAACAGTTACCATTTTGGAAGGGTATTGGTTGTTGCCAGCCTCCGCAATTTTGAGGCTGCAAGTTTGGATTTGAATCCTCAGATGGATTTGCTACCTGTAACGCCATAGAGGTGTTGAACAGATAAAGGGTGCCATTGTTGTCGTTAAAACACAGTTGGGTTCCACTCAGCGCTGGGGCACAATCAATGGAACTATTGGTAGTGAAATGCCATATCTCCTTCGTCAAGTCTCGTGCATCCAGTGCCTGTAGGATACCTTGATCCCCATCGGTACCAATGCTACTGCTAACGTACACCAGCTCATGGATGGGATCGAACACTACAACCGTGTAGGATCCTGGGGGATACGAAACCCCAGAGCGCGACACTTCCTGACCAGTATGCTGATCTACAGCAACAATCCAAGATTGCTGCTGCTGTTCGTAACCACTATCGAGAACAACCAGGTAAAGATTACCCAGTCCTTGCGAGATCAGACTGTCGGCAGAAAGTGGGTATTCCTGGGAAGATTTGAACGCATAGGGCGAGTCATAGCGGTAAAGCTGGGTGCTGTTGTCCTGTTGCACCAGGCAGTGAGTTGCTCCATAGCCAGTCGTGGTCAGCTTCTGCACATTTGTAATGCCTGCCACTAGCTTGGTGTTCGCTCCAGTCAGAAATCGGTATGCGTTGCCCTGGTTGTCATTGTGCCACAGCGTTCCATCCGCAGCGACGGCAGTGGCGGTTGGACTCACGCCCAAATCAACAGCGTTCCAGCTCTCTTGTTGTAAGTCGTACAGGTACACATTGTTGTCGTTATCACGTATCCAGATTTGCTCCGCATTTCCCACTGAAATCTGAACCGCCTGTCCGTTGAAGGATGGAAGCTGCACTGACTGTCCTGCAACCACTTGCCACACATCTGTCACTCCGTTTCCATAAACACTCAGGTAAACCGTAGTGCCATCTTGCCCCACCGAAATCGATGTTGCTGACCACCCTGCTATCACAGACCAGGCAGTGCCATCGTGATGGTAGACGTTATTTTGTCTATCAACCGACCACAGATTGCCGACCCGACCGCTAGGTGCCTGAACAAGCCGTGGATGCCAGGCAATGGGCCAGTTAGAGAACAGAAGGAAGGTCGGGATATAAAAGGGAGTAACCGGGCTACTTTCGCTCCCCGTAAGGGTGAGCATGGCTGGCCCTTTGAACAGGTGGACGCAATGTACATCCGTCCACATGCCTGTATTAATTCCTGACGATTGCCAGTCCGGGGGCAGCCCTTGTCCATAGTAATGAGAGAGTGACGCTGAGGCTTGAGTGATGGTTTCGTTCACCAGGTCAATTGCTAAACCTTCATTCCCCCGCACAACCAGGATGCCTCCACTCACATACTCGGCGATGACCCCATCAATCACGCCAGGACCAAAGGTGGGGTCGTCGGTTGGCCAGTTGGACCAGTCAGCTAGATTGACCGGGGCAGC
This window contains:
- the tnpC gene encoding IS66 family transposase; amino-acid sequence: MNENLPNSVNEISQTDWEKTPESVKRLVNSLVGRIEQLEQQYEEFKVENELLKEQVKQNSQNSSQPPSQDMSKGFKVKEKPKSGKQRGGQPGHEGHGRSLYPTEQCQNVEDYYPEACVHCGGRLNGVDHDPHRIQVVEIPPIVPQVCEHRFHALACGRCGGVTRAWDEEICNGSGYGERVVAHVGVLSGQYRQSHRMVQELLWELFGVEISVGSINQLRQESSDSVAEAVVQAQRYVQAQAQVNMDETSFAQGNSDGNNPTRCKGWLWVIVTPLVSYFAVCLGRSQAVCQDLLGQAFNGIVSSDRFSAYTWLELKGRQLCWAHLKRDFTRIAERSGVSGELGRALLAQQKLLFELWYRVRDGTLERSQFILEVAPIQQRIHELLSEGSAYVIGTKEKTPLAKTVRTCQQLLKVETALWTFVTTAGIEPTNNAAERALRPAVLWRKNSFGSQSQVGSLFVSRMLTVVTTLRSQNRPVLDYLVEACRAARQGRSAPSLLPTVAITP
- a CDS encoding PQQ-binding-like beta-propeller repeat protein; the encoded protein is MMLVSLPRTLPMSSCLPLQANNLNSLDGSELLQYTSSQASQGDLSDRASLTLRATKADLLPTETLHSKPQKTPTRNRKARRSRRLKIKRVGGAKRQRGFGAVKGSVNATRQPESQQSGNHRPHKRHHRHHKLPTDPISGLPQPTFNQLSAEMVFGAPTDIAAGWDGTLSAIDPSGAHHLYDSIGDAWNPVDDGIDAIAFDWKNQVLYCFRGSQYIKIDLANNNQTSSPTEIATTWPSLPYSFTLGVTGATFAPNGKFYLFNGGRYVPTDGSAAPVNLADWSNWPTDDPTFGPGVIDGVIAEYVSGGILVVRGNEGLAIDLVNETITQASASLSHYYGQGLPPDWQSSGINTGMWTDVHCVHLFKGPAMLTLTGSESSPVTPFYIPTFLLFSNWPIAWHPRLVQAPSGRVGNLWSVDRQNNVYHHDGTAWSVIAGWSATSISVGQDGTTVYLSVYGNGVTDVWQVVAGQSVQLPSFNGQAVQISVGNAEQIWIRDNDNNVYLYDLQQESWNAVDLGVSPTATAVAADGTLWHNDNQGNAYRFLTGANTKLVAGITNVQKLTTTGYGATHCLVQQDNSTQLYRYDSPYAFKSSQEYPLSADSLISQGLGNLYLVVLDSGYEQQQQSWIVAVDQHTGQEVSRSGVSYPPGSYTVVVFDPIHELVYVSSSIGTDGDQGILQALDARDLTKEIWHFTTNSSIDCAPALSGTQLCFNDNNGTLYLFNTSMALQVANPSEDSNPNLQPQNCGGWQQPIPFQNGNCSDGWIRELRKMKGADRLTG